GTAACAAATAATAGAATAGATTTTCAAGATAAACTACAAAGAGGATTAATACGAGCTATTATCGTTATTCCTTCAACTTTTGAGAAAGATTTAGAAACACAAAACACAAAAATACAAATTTTATCAGATGGAACTGAGCCAAATGTAGCAGGTTTTGTTCAAAAATATACTAGTGGAGTTTGGAGTAATTGGCTTGTTCAAGAAGGTTTTGATAAAAAATCTACGCAATCTTCATTTGAGATACAAACAAGATATTGGTTTAATTCACCTCTTCTTAGCTCTTACTTTTTATTACCTGGTTCTATAGCTATTATTTTAACACTTATTGGTACTTTATTAACAGCTCTTGTGGTTGCTAGAGAATGGGAGCGAGGAACGATGGAAGCTATTATGTCAACTCCTATTACTATAATGGAATTACTTTTAGGAAAACTCCTACCCTACTTCATACTTGGAATGATGTCTATGATTATCTGTGTGGCTATTGCTATTTTATGGTTTGAAATACCATTTATTGGCTCATTTTTCTTGCTTTTTCTTACCTCAGCATTGTATCTTTTTCCAGCACTTGGTCTTGGACTTTTGATTTCAACTTTGGCTAAGAATCAATTTGTAGCTGCACAAGCTGCACTGATAGTTGGGTTTTTACCTGCACTGTTATTATCAGGGTTTATATTCCAAATTAGTAGTATGCCTATATGGCTTCAATATATAACTCATATTATTCCTGCTAGTTATTATATAGTGATATTACAATGTATATTTTTAAGTGGTGATATTTATGAAGTGATTCTTCCTAATGTAATTGCTATGTTAATAGTAGGTACAGTCATCTTTTCAGTAATCGTTAAAATCACAAAAAAAAGGTTGGACTAATGGTTTGGATTTTTCAATTATTAGCTTTGATGAAAAAAGAATTTTTAGCTATTTGGAGCGATAAAAAATCTAGAATGATTATCATAGTTCCACCACTAGTACAACTTTTACTTTTTTCATTTGCAGTAACACTAGAAGTTAAAAATATAGATATTGCAGTTCTTGATAGAGATAACAGTCTAAAAAGCCAAGAGATAGTAAGAACACTTGAATACAGTGATTCCTTTACAAACATTTATAGACTTTCTAGTGAAGAACAATTAAAAGAATATATAGATTCTCAAAAAGCTTTAATAGCTATTTATATTCCACAAAATTTTGCAAAGAAAATACTAAAAAACGAAAATGTATCGATACAAATAATTGCAGATGGAAGAAAATCAAACAGCTCACAAATAGCACAAAAATATGTTCAATCAGCTATACAAAAAGTTGTAGTTAGTACATCTACTGATAATACAATCATTTCAAGAAACTTATACAACCCAAACCTTGATAACTTTTGGTGGATACTTCCAAATCTAATGGGAAGCTTATCAATGCTAATTGCACTTTTATTAACATCATTATCAGTTGCGAGAGAGCGAGAACTTGGTACGTTTGAACAACTTTTAGTTTCTCCTCTTTCTTCAACTCTATTAATCATTGGAAAGACTATTCCACCTCTTTTGATAAGTATTGTTGAAGCTAGTTTTATATTTTTTGTAGCAATTGTCTTTTTTAAAGTCCCTTTTGTAGGCTCACTTCTTATTCTTTATATAGGATTGATCTCTTTTTTATTTTCAATGGTAGGAATTGGACTTTTTATCTCTTCACTATCATCAACACAACAACAAGGTATTTTAGGAGCATTTGTCATAATGGTTCCTTTTATTTTGATGTCAGGATTTGCAACACCTGTTGAGAATATGCCTGAGTGGTTAGTACCTTTTACAGATATTATTCCTTTAAAGTATTTTCTAGTTTTACTAAAAGGTGTATTTCTAAAAGACATAAGTTTTGATATGGCTATCTCTCTTATACTTCCTATGTTGGCACTTGGGTTTATATCACTATTTTTTGCTTCGTGGATGTTTAGGAAAAAGATTCAATAGTTTAATCAAGAAATTTTCCTAATCCTTCTTTTTTCCCTCTATTAATTTATATACTTTTAATCACAATAATTTAAAATATAAAAGGAAAGATAATGGAAAATACAGCACTAATAATTATAGATTTACAAAACGACTACTTTGGAAGTATCAAAGATGCAAAATGGCAACTAGATAAAACAGAAGAAGCAGCAGACAATGCACTGAAAATACTAACAAAATGTAGAGAAAAAGACATAAAAATAGTTCATGTAAGACATGAGTTTGAAAGTGAAGAAGCTCCATTTTTTACACCTAATTCAAATGGTTCAAAAATTCATGAATCTTTAACTCCAAAAGAGAATGAATCACAAGTTTTAAAACATAATGTAAATGCATTTAAAGATACAAATTTAAAAGCTATTTTGGATGATTCTAATATTACAAATGTTATCATCGTTGGAGCAATGTCATATATGTGTATTGATGCAGTTACAAGAGCTGCTAGTGATTATGGATATAATTGCTTTTTAGCTCACGATGCTTGTGCTACAAGTGATGTAGAGTTTAACGGTGTAAAAGTAGAAGCTAAACTAGCTCATGTGACAATTATGTCAGCACTTAGTTTTGCTTATGCAAATGTACAAACAAGTGAAGAAATACTAGAACTACTATAAGGGAAGAAATGGAACTAAGTGATTTATCTGTACTTTATATAATGGATAATCAATATAAAGAAGAGAAACTATATTCTCTTCTTAGCCATACTGTAAATAAAGTAAGTTGTGCTACAAATATAAATGATGCAAAAACACAATATATAAAGCAATCTCCTTGCTTAATCATCATAGATAGCAATTTTGAAAATAAAGATATTATTGAGTTCTTATGTGACTTACGAAAAGATGATATAAAAACTGCTTTTATAGTAATATCAAACAATAAAGACAATCAATATTTAAGCCAATTATTAGAACTTTATATTACAAAGTATTTGATAAAACCTTTTAAAGCAGAAGTTTTAATCCAAGCACTAAACAAATGTATGGAAATCATAGAAAGAAGAATATATAGCAATTTTAAAATAGCTGATAATATCTTCTTTAACTTCCAAACTCAAAGTATCATCAAAAATAATGAATCATACGTGTTAAATAAAAAAGAGAGTTTACTCCTTAATCTACTAATACAAAATCAAGGAAGAATTATCACCTATGAAGAAATAGAGTATGAAATTTGGAACAACGAATGCACAAATGCAGCTTTAAAATCTTTGATTAGAGATTTGAGAAAAAAGACAGCTAAAGATATTATAGTTAACTATTCAGGAATTGGATATAAGTTAGAATTACAAAAGATTAGTGCCTAATAAATTAGATTAGGTTTAACTCTTCACTTATGTCTTTGATTAGTTTTGATAATGGGCGTTTGTGTAAATCTTCTTCTTTTTGATAGTTTCCTAATAAATATCTATAAATTTCATCTTCACTAAATCCAAAATTTTTTTCTAATTCTTCTATATATGACTTTGGATAATATGCTTTTTTCATAAGTAAATCAATAACTATATCTTTGTGTTGTTTGTATAGTTCATCTAGTTTAAAAGTTTCTATATTTTTATTACTATTTTTAAATTCTATTTCAAAACTATTTGTATCATATTTTTTACTATCAATTTGCGTAAAAGATATATCAGTAGGTTTGTATGTAAATTTAAAATCATTCTCCTTAATATCATAAGGGTTAATCAAATCATTACTAATTTTACTACTTTTTGTATGATTACAAATAGGACAACTAGGAATTAAGTTATAAAAACTCATAGCTAAAAAAGGATATATTGATTTTGGATAAAAATGGTCTATTTCAGGTCGTAATTTTCCACTATCTTCATCAACTGTAAAAGTATAATTTCTATTACAATAAGGACAAGTTTTTAAATCTAAGGACTTTACAAATTCATAAGTATTATATTGAACTTTTCTACTTCCCCAATTATTATATTCTTTTTCAAAAATTTCATCTCTTATAATTTTATACAAAGGCTTCCAATCTTCTTTCTTTTGATTTTCAATTCCTATAGAGTTTTCATAATTATTCTTAAAATGATTAATATATACTTTTAATTGTTCATTATTCGCTTTTAAAATATCTTTTAAATTATTCTCAATATATTCTAAACAATTTTTATCTATGCTATTTAATCCTGTCTTATTTATTCCAATAATTAAATCTTTTAATTTTGAATAAGTTTGATTAATATGCTTATTCAAAAGTTCTTGATTAATATTAATTTTAATCATTTCTTAACTTCTTTAATTCTTCTTCTAATTGTTTTATTTTTTCTTCTTTAGAGATAGGAAATCTTTCATCATACATTCTTAAAAGTTTTTCTCTTAAAAAGTCTTCTCCTATTATTTTAATAATAGGCTTTATTTGATTTATTGGTATATCGATAAATTTATTTTTACCATTAAGAAAGTTTAATATTTTAGATATCTTATTTTTTGCAAACTCACCCATAAGTCCATCTTTCATAAAAAATCCATGAGAAAGTAAAGTATGAATATTTGCTCCAAAAGTTTGTTGATTATCTTCAAAAGGATAAACTTGTTTTCCTTTTTCTAAGAAAATTACATTTTCTTTTGGTAAATCTGAAAGGATGAATGGAGAATGTGATGTTATTATCAAGTGAATATCTTTTTTATAATTCTTATAAATGTTTAATAATTGATTTACATACTTTTTCTGCCAATTTGGATGTAAAGTTGTATCTGGTTCATCAATTAGAAAAAAAGCATTTTCTTTTCCTTTAGATTTTGAATGATTTTTATTAATATACATCAACAGTAAAAAATGATTATAGAAATTTCTTTCTCCTTGCGAAAACTCACTAAAACTTATATCTTTTTCATTATAAAAATCAATATCTAAGTACTCTTGTATTGCCAATTCAAAAAATATCTTTATTTCATCTAAATTATTTACAAATATTTTTTGATTATATTTTAATTTAATAAATAAATCTTTTTTTTCTTTTAATTTATTAATTATGTCAATATCTATTTCTTCATTAGTTAAACTTTCAATAATTTCATCAATCTTTAAATTACTATTACTCATATCTAAATTTGAAATTTTCATATAAATTGGTCTAAAAAAAACATTTAAACTAATTAATTCATCTCTTAAGATATATATTAAAAAATTTGAAATATGTTTATATTTTTCAATATTAAAAATCTTATTGTTATTTTCAAGATACTCTTTTTTAAATGAGAATCCATAATTTGTCAAATCATCAAAGAATTTAAGTATATCTTTGTCTTTAAAATTTTCTTTTGCAAAATCAGTATCATAGATTATTGTTCTAAGTTCATATTTCTTTTCAATATTATCAATATCTGCATATAATGTATAATTAACTTTTTCATAATTATTATTAAGAATAATTATATGTTTTTTAGTATTTAAATTTAACAATATATATTCTTCATTCTTATAAAAAAGAAGAAATACTATATTATCATTTATTGTTGATTTTGGACCATAAGGTAATAATTCTAAAATACTACTCTTTCCACTCCCATTTTCACCAACAATAGCAGTCACATTTATATTATCAGGAAAGATACTCACATAATCTTTTTTTTCTTTTATGATTAATTCACAATTATCTTTTAATTTTCCTTCATCATCATATTCATCTTTAAACTCACACTCAAACCTAGGCGAAAAATTAAATCCTTGTTTATGTATATTTTTATAATCCTCAACCCATAAATAAACTAATTCCATATAAACTCTTTATCATCATTTTTATTATTAATATAATAGTTAAATAGTTATTTAATCAAGTTTAACACACAAAAAGCACCACCTTTTAGACTTATATTTGTATAATTATACAAAGGAATTATCATATGAATATAATGGAAACAGATAGATTAATTTTAAGAACTACAATACTTCAAGATACAAATGATTTATATAAACAAGTATTTTCTAATGATGATGTTGTAAAGTTTACTTTTGGAAGTGATGGTTTAAATATTGATAAGACAAGAGATTTTATAAAGAACAATTGTAATTTTGATAAAAAACTTGGATTATCCACATTAGTAGAAAAGACTAGTGGAAAAATTATTGGTCTTGCTGGAAATATAGAATGTAATTACTTAGAAAAGAAAGATTATGAGTTTGGGTTTATATTAGGAAAAGAGTTTTGGGGCAAAGGATATGCAACAGAAATAGGTAAGGCACAAATTAATTTTATACAAAATAAGTTAAAAGCAAAAAGAGTCTTAGCCTTAGTACATAAAGACAATATAGCTTCAATCAAAACAATTAAAAAACTTGGTTTAAGTTATTTAACAACAGTGTCAACAAATGGTAGAGGAAACAGAGAAATATATATAAAAAACTTTTAATAAAAACTAAAAAATATAATACCCTAACTCTTTTACTTAACATTAAAATATCTTTTTAACTCTTACTTTTAGAGCAATTTTTACTAATGAAAAACTTGTTCCAAAATGTTATTTTTTCAAAACTACTTTAATTTCAAAGCTTAGATAAAAGAAATTAAAGACATAATATTAAATATTAAAAAGATAGAATATGATTTAAAAATTGATGAAGAATTCAAATAATTTATTAAGGGGAACGTAGATGAAAAGTTTAAAAAAAACAGTAGGTATAGCAGTATTTAGTTTAAGCATACTATTTCCACTACATTTGTTTTCAGATACGTTAAAAATAGCTACAGATGAATGGTGTCCTTATGATTGTTTGAAAGGACAAAATGATGGAAAGGTTGGTTATTTAGGTGATTTATTAGTTGAAACTATGAAAGCAAGAGGTCATAAAGTTGAGTTTGTAGAGGTTAATTATACTCGTGGTTTAGAATTGGTTCGAGAGGGGAAATTAGATGGTACGATGGCTTGTTTTAGAGAAGAAGCACCTGATTTTATTTTTCCAGATTTTCCACTTGGAAAAAGTAACAGCACCTTTTTTACCCTTAAAAACTCTTCTTGGAAATATACAGGAACCCAATCACTTAAACAAGCTAATATGATCGGCGTGATTGATGGTTATGATTATGTTGATCCAACTGTGATGGAGTATCTTAATAAAAAACCAAATAATGTTTTAGCAATGAAAGGTGAAAAACCATTAGAAAGATTGTTAGAGATGTTAATTAGTGGCAGAATAACTACTATTGTTGAAGATAAAAGCGTTTTGGAATATAAAATCACACAAATGGGTAAAGCAGATTTAATAAAAGTCTCTGGAGTAACAAACGCAGTTATTGATGTTTTTGCTAGTTTCTCACCAAAGAAAAAGAGCTCAAAAGAGTATGCTAAGATTCTTTCAGAAGAAACTATAAAAATGCGAGAAGATGGGCGGTTGCAAATTCTTTTAGACAAATATGGAATTAAAGACTGGCAATCTAAGTAAAAATTTGATTATGAACTCTCTATTAAAACGTTTTCGCCAAAGTATTGCTTTACATCTATTGACTACGATTTTTGGCTTTTATTTTTTAGTTGCAGTGGTGGTAACAGTTGTTCAACTTTATAAAGAGTATGAAGATACTAAAATTAATTTTTATAAAGAGATTCAAACCTTACCAGCTACTTTTAATCGAGGTATTATAGACTCAGTTTGGACTTACAATAATGAATTATTGCAATCTATTTTACTTGGTATGTACAATTTGCCAATAATAGTTGGGATTAAAGTTGAATCTCTTGATCATAAAATGGATTTACAAATTGGAACTGTACTCAATGAAAAAGATGAAATAACTTATTATGATTCTTCAGGAAGAGTAACGGAACAAAAAGAGTTTGGTTTTGGTACTGATACATTATTTAAACATGAATTCCCCCTGCAATATCAAGGAACAAGTTTTGATCATAAAATACCTTTAGGTCAAGTTACATTATACTCTAATAATCAATTGGTATTTGATCGGGTTAAATATGGTTTTATTCTTATTTTAATCAATTCCATCATTAAAACAATTGCACTTTGGTTTATTATCTTTTATTTTATAAAAAAATATCTAGGACAACCTTTGAAAGAGTTTACAACTAAAATACGTGAACAGGATGTGCAGTCTCCTCAAGCTATTGATTTAAACCTTCATTGGACAGATACAAATGAACTCTTAATATTAAAAGATAGTTATAACCATATGATTCAACGTTTAAATGAGCACAAGCTCCTTAGCATTACAGATAAGCTTACTGGACTATTCAACAGGCTAAAACTTGATGAATCACTTAATAATGAGTTTAATCGTAGTAATCGCTTCAAAAGAAGTTTCGGTATCATCATTATAGATATTGATTATTTCAAAAGGGTCAATGATACCTATGGTCATCAAGTTGGAGATCAAGTACTTATTCAATTTGCCAAAATACTTAAA
This genomic interval from Poseidonibacter antarcticus contains the following:
- a CDS encoding ABC transporter permease encodes the protein MFKIRRFKALFIKESYQIIRDPSSILIALVLPLILLFLMGYAISLDSKNIPVGIVVEKSSKNTLSLVDAFRNSESFNVQVTNNRIDFQDKLQRGLIRAIIVIPSTFEKDLETQNTKIQILSDGTEPNVAGFVQKYTSGVWSNWLVQEGFDKKSTQSSFEIQTRYWFNSPLLSSYFLLPGSIAIILTLIGTLLTALVVAREWERGTMEAIMSTPITIMELLLGKLLPYFILGMMSMIICVAIAILWFEIPFIGSFFLLFLTSALYLFPALGLGLLISTLAKNQFVAAQAALIVGFLPALLLSGFIFQISSMPIWLQYITHIIPASYYIVILQCIFLSGDIYEVILPNVIAMLIVGTVIFSVIVKITKKRLD
- a CDS encoding ABC transporter permease, which encodes MVWIFQLLALMKKEFLAIWSDKKSRMIIIVPPLVQLLLFSFAVTLEVKNIDIAVLDRDNSLKSQEIVRTLEYSDSFTNIYRLSSEEQLKEYIDSQKALIAIYIPQNFAKKILKNENVSIQIIADGRKSNSSQIAQKYVQSAIQKVVVSTSTDNTIISRNLYNPNLDNFWWILPNLMGSLSMLIALLLTSLSVARERELGTFEQLLVSPLSSTLLIIGKTIPPLLISIVEASFIFFVAIVFFKVPFVGSLLILYIGLISFLFSMVGIGLFISSLSSTQQQGILGAFVIMVPFILMSGFATPVENMPEWLVPFTDIIPLKYFLVLLKGVFLKDISFDMAISLILPMLALGFISLFFASWMFRKKIQ
- a CDS encoding cysteine hydrolase family protein; protein product: MENTALIIIDLQNDYFGSIKDAKWQLDKTEEAADNALKILTKCREKDIKIVHVRHEFESEEAPFFTPNSNGSKIHESLTPKENESQVLKHNVNAFKDTNLKAILDDSNITNVIIVGAMSYMCIDAVTRAASDYGYNCFLAHDACATSDVEFNGVKVEAKLAHVTIMSALSFAYANVQTSEEILELL
- a CDS encoding response regulator transcription factor, which encodes MELSDLSVLYIMDNQYKEEKLYSLLSHTVNKVSCATNINDAKTQYIKQSPCLIIIDSNFENKDIIEFLCDLRKDDIKTAFIVISNNKDNQYLSQLLELYITKYLIKPFKAEVLIQALNKCMEIIERRIYSNFKIADNIFFNFQTQSIIKNNESYVLNKKESLLLNLLIQNQGRIITYEEIEYEIWNNECTNAALKSLIRDLRKKTAKDIIVNYSGIGYKLELQKISA
- a CDS encoding HNH endonuclease, giving the protein MIKININQELLNKHINQTYSKLKDLIIGINKTGLNSIDKNCLEYIENNLKDILKANNEQLKVYINHFKNNYENSIGIENQKKEDWKPLYKIIRDEIFEKEYNNWGSRKVQYNTYEFVKSLDLKTCPYCNRNYTFTVDEDSGKLRPEIDHFYPKSIYPFLAMSFYNLIPSCPICNHTKSSKISNDLINPYDIKENDFKFTYKPTDISFTQIDSKKYDTNSFEIEFKNSNKNIETFKLDELYKQHKDIVIDLLMKKAYYPKSYIEELEKNFGFSEDEIYRYLLGNYQKEEDLHKRPLSKLIKDISEELNLI
- a CDS encoding ATP-binding protein — its product is MELVYLWVEDYKNIHKQGFNFSPRFECEFKDEYDDEGKLKDNCELIIKEKKDYVSIFPDNINVTAIVGENGSGKSSILELLPYGPKSTINDNIVFLLFYKNEEYILLNLNTKKHIIILNNNYEKVNYTLYADIDNIEKKYELRTIIYDTDFAKENFKDKDILKFFDDLTNYGFSFKKEYLENNNKIFNIEKYKHISNFLIYILRDELISLNVFFRPIYMKISNLDMSNSNLKIDEIIESLTNEEIDIDIINKLKEKKDLFIKLKYNQKIFVNNLDEIKIFFELAIQEYLDIDFYNEKDISFSEFSQGERNFYNHFLLLMYINKNHSKSKGKENAFFLIDEPDTTLHPNWQKKYVNQLLNIYKNYKKDIHLIITSHSPFILSDLPKENVIFLEKGKQVYPFEDNQQTFGANIHTLLSHGFFMKDGLMGEFAKNKISKILNFLNGKNKFIDIPINQIKPIIKIIGEDFLREKLLRMYDERFPISKEEKIKQLEEELKKLRND
- a CDS encoding GNAT family N-acetyltransferase; this encodes MNIMETDRLILRTTILQDTNDLYKQVFSNDDVVKFTFGSDGLNIDKTRDFIKNNCNFDKKLGLSTLVEKTSGKIIGLAGNIECNYLEKKDYEFGFILGKEFWGKGYATEIGKAQINFIQNKLKAKRVLALVHKDNIASIKTIKKLGLSYLTTVSTNGRGNREIYIKNF
- a CDS encoding substrate-binding periplasmic protein; amino-acid sequence: MKSLKKTVGIAVFSLSILFPLHLFSDTLKIATDEWCPYDCLKGQNDGKVGYLGDLLVETMKARGHKVEFVEVNYTRGLELVREGKLDGTMACFREEAPDFIFPDFPLGKSNSTFFTLKNSSWKYTGTQSLKQANMIGVIDGYDYVDPTVMEYLNKKPNNVLAMKGEKPLERLLEMLISGRITTIVEDKSVLEYKITQMGKADLIKVSGVTNAVIDVFASFSPKKKSSKEYAKILSEETIKMREDGRLQILLDKYGIKDWQSK
- a CDS encoding GGDEF domain-containing protein — translated: MELKTGNLSKNLIMNSLLKRFRQSIALHLLTTIFGFYFLVAVVVTVVQLYKEYEDTKINFYKEIQTLPATFNRGIIDSVWTYNNELLQSILLGMYNLPIIVGIKVESLDHKMDLQIGTVLNEKDEITYYDSSGRVTEQKEFGFGTDTLFKHEFPLQYQGTSFDHKIPLGQVTLYSNNQLVFDRVKYGFILILINSIIKTIALWFIIFYFIKKYLGQPLKEFTTKIREQDVQSPQAIDLNLHWTDTNELLILKDSYNHMIQRLNEHKLLSITDKLTGLFNRLKLDESLNNEFNRSNRFKRSFGIIIIDIDYFKRVNDTYGHQVGDQVLIQFAKILKENIRKVDILGRWGGEEFMIICPETNFQGTIKLAQSLRKIISKYDFPNIGNFSASFGVSIYNNDENIDKVIARADNALYKAKENGRNRVEGKQ